ACGCCTACCTGTTCTCCGGGCCCCGTGGGTGCGGCAAGACCTCCAGTGCGCGGATCCTCGCGCGTTCGCTGAACTGTGCCCAGGGCCCTACGGACGAGCCGTGCGGCGAATGCGACTCCTGCGTCGCGCTGGCTCCGGACGGTTCGGGCAGCGTGGACGTCGTCGAGATGGACGCCGCCAGTCACGGTGGTGTGGACGACGCGCGCGAACTGCGCGATCGGGCGGTGTTCGCCCCGGCGCAGTCGCGTTACCGGATCTTCGTCATCGACGAGGCCCACATGGTCACCCAGCAGGGGTTCAACGCCCTGCTCAAGATCGTGGAGGAGCCGCCCGACCACCTCGTCTTCGTGTTCGCCACCACCGAGCCGGACAAGGTGCTGACCACCATCAGGTCCCGCACCCACCACTACCCGTTCCGGCTGATCCCACCGGGTGAACTCCGCGAGCTGCTGGAACGGATCTGCGCCGAGGAAGGCGTCAGCGTGGATCCGGCGGTATATCCGCTGGCGATCAGCGCCGGGGGAGGCTCCGCCCGTGACGCGCTGAGCGTGCTGGACCAACTGGTCGCCGGTGCCGGTGCGGAGGGCATCACCTACGAGCGCGCCGTGGCGCTGCTCGGGGTCACCGACGTCGCCCTGATAGACGCGATGGTGGACGCGCTGGCCGCGAACGATCCGGCCACCGTCTACGGCACGGTGGACCGGGTCGTGGAGGCCGGTCACGATCCCCGCAGGTTCGCCTCCGATCTGCTGGACCGGTTGCGCGACCTCGTGTTGCTGCAGTCGGTACCGGACGCGGCGGAGCGCGGTCTCATCCAGAACGCCGGTGACGGGATCGGCAGGATGCGCGAGCAGGCCGAGAAGCTCGGGACGGCCACGCTGACCCGGTTCGCCGAGATCGTGCACGCCGGGCTCTCCGAGATGCGCGGTGCCACCGCGCCCCGCTTGCTGCTGGAGTTGTTGTGCGCCCGCATGATGCTGCCCGCCGCTTCCGGGGAAGAGGCGGCGGTGCTGCAGCGCATCGAGCGGGTCGAGCGACGCATGACGGTGGCCCCGCCGACTTCCGGGGGAGGTGCGGAAGCCGCCCCGGCGACGCCCGCACCGGCCGCGCGGAGTGCCGCTCCGAGTGAACCGGACGGCGGTTCGCCCTCGCCGGTCGCGGAGTCGGACCGTGCCGAGACACCCCCCGCACGGGCTGCCGGGGCCGGGCGGGACGGCGCCGCCGACGCGGGGAAGCCTCCCGAGCGTCCGGCGGGCGGCGATCGTGCCGCGACACCTCCCGAGGGACACGTCCAACGGGAGCAGCGGGCGAGTTCCCCCGAACCGGCGGAGGACGATTCGCGTGCGGGAGGCGGCAGGCCCGCCGCCGAGCTGCGCCAGGTGTGGAACGACCTGCTGCGTGCCGTGGCGGAGCGCAACCGGCCGACCCAGGCGCTGCTGCTGAACGCCTCGCTGGTGGATCTGCGGGACAACACGCTGGTGCTGTCGATGCCGACCGACGGACTGCGCAAGCAGTTCATGCAGGCTCGTCGCATCGACTACGTGCGGGAGGCGATGCGCGCGGTCGTCGGGGGCGATTGGGAGCTGGAGTGCCTCGTCGAGGGTGAGGAGCGGTCCACCCGCGCACCGGCCGCCACGCCGCAGCCCGAGCGTGGCGCCACAGAGCGGGGGGCAGCGGAGGCTCCGCGGTCGGCCGCGCCGCGAGCCCCCGCGACCGAGGCGGCTCCCGCTTCGGAGCGGTCCGCCGCCCCGAACGCACAACCGGCCGCCCCGAGCGCTGCCGCGGAACGTACTCCCGAGCCGGAGAGCCCTCCGGCGGAACCGGAGGTCACCCCGCCTACGGCTGCTCCTCCCACCTCGGCTCCGGCCGTGTCGGACTCCCCGGGCACTTCCGAATCCTCCGTAGCGCCCGAGCCCCCGGCCGTCGCCGAGCCAAGCGCGGCGGCCGAACCTCCTGCGGCGGCCGAACCTCCCACGGCAGCCGAGTCCCCCGCCGCACCGGAGAGACCGGAGGCATCCGCGTCATCGGAACCACCGGAACCGCCCCTGCCGCCGGAACCGCCTCCCGAATCGGATCCCGAGCCGCCCGAGTGGGAGGACGTCGGACCCGGTCCGCCACCGGAGCCGGACTTCGCGGCTTCGTCCCGTTCCGAACCACCAGGGGCCGAGTCCGCGGGGAACGAACCCCCCGGGGCCGGATCCTCGGATTCCCGGCCCGCGTCCTCCCGACCAGCGCCAGAATCCTCGGCTACCCCGGGGGGCCGGGCCGGTTCGGCGGATTCCGAAACCTCCCGGCCGGGCATCGCCGGTTCGGGAGCGGCGGGGTCGCCGGCTGAGAAGTACGCCGCTCCGGCCGGATCGGCCGCCGCGAGCACTGCCGAAGCCGCACCGCGTGACGGCTCGGTCGAACGCGATCCCGACGACGAGGCGGTCGAGTTACTGGTCAGCGAGCTCGGCGCGCGCAGACTCGACTAGTGGGATCCGGTCCGCCCGGCCGGGCGCCCGCCACCGTCGCGGATCGACGACTACGCTGGACGGCAGGAGATGCCTCGCTCGAACAGGTGAGCCCAGCCGGAACCGGGAGAGGAGCCACGGTGCAACCAGGCGGTCAGCAACCCGACATGCAGGAAATCATGAAGCAGGCGCAGGAGATGCAGCAGCAGCTGATGAATGCGCAGCAGGAACTCGCCGAGACGGAGGTGACCGGCACCGCCGGGGGCGGCATGGTCACCGCCACCGTTACCGGCGCGGGAGAGTTGCAGTCCATGAGCATCGACCCCAAGGTCGTCGATCCCACGGACACCGAGACGCTGTCGGACATGGTCGTCGCGGCCGTCCGGGACGCCAACCGCGCCGCGCAACAGATGCAGGCGGACAAGATGGGGCCGTTGACCAACGCGCTGGGTGGCCAGGGCGGCACGGACATGGGCGGACTCGGTCTGCCGGGGATGTGACGGTAGTCGCGTGTACGAGGGGCCAGTACAGGATCTGATCGACGAGCTCGGCAGGTTGCCGGGGATCGGTCCGAAGGGTGCGCAGCGCATCGCCTTTCACCTGCTCTCCGCCGAGCCCGCCGACGTCACCCGGCTGCAGGACGCGTTGCAGCGGGTGAAGGAAGGCGTGGTGTTCTGCGAGGTCTGTGGCAACGTCTCCGAGCAGACGCGCTGCAGGATCTGCCAGGACACCAGGCGTGACCCGCGGTTGGTGTGCGTGGTCGAGGAGCCCAAGGACGTGCTGGCCGTCGAACGCACCCGCGAGTTCCGGGGGCGTTACCACGTGCTCGGTGGTGCGCTTGATCCGCTCTCCGGGGTCGGGCCGGACCAGTTGCGGATCCGCGATCTGGTCAGCCGGATCGGGGCCGACGAGGTGGCCGAGATCATCATCGCCACGGACCCCAACACCGAAGGGGAGGCGACGGCCACCTACCTCGTCCGGCTGTTGCAGGACTTTCCGGGGCTGAGCGTGACACGGCTCGCGTCCGGTCTGCCGATGGGAGGCGATCTCGAGTTCGCGGACGAGCTCACCCTCGGCAGGGCGTTGTCCGGAAGGCGATCCGTTTGAGCCGTTCGACCACTGCGAGTGGAGTGTTCCTCCGGTGAGCCGCTCGGTGGCGGGAGCCGCCGTTCGACCGGAGCGAGGCCACGGCGGTCGGGGGCGTCCTGTCGGCCGCTCCCGACCCGTGGCCCCCGGCTCACCGGTCGTGCGGCTGCCGCGCGCGGCTGATTCCGAAACCGCGGCCTCGTTGGTGCACCGGGTGGGGCGCAGCGCGTC
This portion of the Actinopolyspora lacussalsi genome encodes:
- a CDS encoding DNA polymerase-3 subunit gamma/tau (product_source=KO:K02343; cath_funfam=1.10.8.60,3.40.50.300; cog=COG2812; ko=KO:K02343; pfam=PF12169,PF13177; smart=SM00382; superfamily=48019,52540; tigrfam=TIGR02397); its protein translation is MARIVAGVALALYRKYRPATFGEVVGQSHVTQPLRTALAAQRINHAYLFSGPRGCGKTSSARILARSLNCAQGPTDEPCGECDSCVALAPDGSGSVDVVEMDAASHGGVDDARELRDRAVFAPAQSRYRIFVIDEAHMVTQQGFNALLKIVEEPPDHLVFVFATTEPDKVLTTIRSRTHHYPFRLIPPGELRELLERICAEEGVSVDPAVYPLAISAGGGSARDALSVLDQLVAGAGAEGITYERAVALLGVTDVALIDAMVDALAANDPATVYGTVDRVVEAGHDPRRFASDLLDRLRDLVLLQSVPDAAERGLIQNAGDGIGRMREQAEKLGTATLTRFAEIVHAGLSEMRGATAPRLLLELLCARMMLPAASGEEAAVLQRIERVERRMTVAPPTSGGGAEAAPATPAPAARSAAPSEPDGGSPSPVAESDRAETPPARAAGAGRDGAADAGKPPERPAGGDRAATPPEGHVQREQRASSPEPAEDDSRAGGGRPAAELRQVWNDLLRAVAERNRPTQALLLNASLVDLRDNTLVLSMPTDGLRKQFMQARRIDYVREAMRAVVGGDWELECLVEGEERSTRAPAATPQPERGATERGAAEAPRSAAPRAPATEAAPASERSAAPNAQPAAPSAAAERTPEPESPPAEPEVTPPTAAPPTSAPAVSDSPGTSESSVAPEPPAVAEPSAAAEPPAAAEPPTAAESPAAPERPEASASSEPPEPPLPPEPPPESDPEPPEWEDVGPGPPPEPDFAASSRSEPPGAESAGNEPPGAGSSDSRPASSRPAPESSATPGGRAGSADSETSRPGIAGSGAAGSPAEKYAAPAGSAAASTAEAAPRDGSVERDPDDEAVELLVSELGARRLD
- a CDS encoding DNA-binding YbaB/EbfC family protein (product_source=TIGR00103; cath_funfam=3.30.1310.10; cog=COG0718; ko=KO:K09747; pfam=PF02575; superfamily=82607; tigrfam=TIGR00103), with product MQPGGQQPDMQEIMKQAQEMQQQLMNAQQELAETEVTGTAGGGMVTATVTGAGELQSMSIDPKVVDPTDTETLSDMVVAAVRDANRAAQQMQADKMGPLTNALGGQGGTDMGGLGLPGM
- a CDS encoding recombination protein RecR (product_source=KO:K06187; cath_funfam=3.40.1360.10; cog=COG0353; ko=KO:K06187; pfam=PF02132,PF13662; smart=SM00278; superfamily=111304; tigrfam=TIGR00615), whose translation is MYEGPVQDLIDELGRLPGIGPKGAQRIAFHLLSAEPADVTRLQDALQRVKEGVVFCEVCGNVSEQTRCRICQDTRRDPRLVCVVEEPKDVLAVERTREFRGRYHVLGGALDPLSGVGPDQLRIRDLVSRIGADEVAEIIIATDPNTEGEATATYLVRLLQDFPGLSVTRLASGLPMGGDLEFADELTLGRALSGRRSV